In Spiroplasma floricola 23-6, the DNA window TTTCAACTTAGATTAAAAGTTTTAAATTTATATATTTCTTATTACTTGGGAGGAAATGAAGAAATTAAATCTCAAGGTAAATGAGGTATATATGCTATGGGTATGAATTCAGCTTTAGCAAGATATAAAACTGCTAAACAAGCTCAAATTGATAATCCAAGTGAAGGAGTTAATGTGACAGATTTACAAAAAGATATGAAATTTATAGATGATTTAACTACATTTTGAAAATTAAGATTTGATAAAATTCAGAAACTACATAATAAGATTAATGATATTTTAGTAAACTGAGAATAAAAATAATATATAATATAAATAGTTCACAAGAGATATGTTAGGAAACTAACTTAACTCTTGTTTTTTTGTTTTCTAGCATATTCTTTTTAAATAGAAAAGGTGAGTTTTTGAAAGAAAAAGTTTTAAAATACTTTGAACAAATAAAAAGTTTATGAAATCAGTTTTTAGAAAAGTACAATTTTATTAATGAAATAGATAAAAAGTTTTTATCTAATTATCAAAAAACATTAAACAAAATTGAAATTATAATAAAAAAAATTCAAATAATAGTTTTCCAAAAAGAAAACGAAAAAGTGAATCAAATAGATAAAGTTAAAGATAATAATTTTTTTTATGAAAAGGAGAAAGAATAATATGGATACACCCTTTAGCGAATATAAAAATTTTAAATCTCCTGTAATTTTTAAAATAAAACCAAAAGATAAGTTGGGAAAAGCTAGAAGTGATATTTCTAAAAGAATAGAATATTATTATTCTGGAAAAGCTCAAAAAAATAAGAAAACTAAAAATAGAACTTATTTAGATTACATAACACGAGATGATGCTATTTATAAATTAAATTTAACTAATGATGAATTAATAGATTTAGATAAATTAAGAAAAACTAATTCAAAAGAATATTTTAAAAAATTAGAATATTTAAAAACTGTAAAAGAAGAAGTAACTGGAGTTTGAAGTAAAGAAGGATTAGCAAATAATAAAAGATTAGAAGAAATTAAATCTAATTTATTAAAAATAAATCAAGAAAAACAATTTGTATGAGATACAGTTATTTCTTTTGAGTCTGCTTTTGTTGAAAAATACAAAATATATTCTCCTGAAATTGTTCATGAAGTTCTAAAAGATAGAATAGATATGCTCTTTAAATCTAAAGGTATTAACTCAGATAAAATGGAGTGATTTTTTGCTTTTCATAAAAATACTGACAATCCTCATGTGCATTTGTTATTCTTCGAAAAAGAACCTACAAGATTCTCAAAAGAGTATGAACCTAAATATCATTTTGATAAAGACCTTTTAGAAGATTTTAGATTTAGATTTGCAACTGATTTAATTTTAAAAAAGCAACATATAGAATATAAAGACTTTATGAAAAGCAGAGGAAATCTTGTAAATCATTTTAAACAAAGTTTAAAAGAACCAATAATTTGACAAAACTCTTCTTGAATGGATGTAAAAGAGATCTACAATGATTTAACAAATGACTATGAAAAAATAGTATATGAAATTAATAAATATAATTATGAAAATAATAGAGCTAAATTTAGAAAAGTAAATTCCTTAAAATACAATTTTTTAAATAAAACAGAAAAACAAAGAATTAATAAGATTATCGATCATATTTTAAAAAATGACAAAAATATTAATCAAGAGTATAAAACTTATGTAAAAAATTTAGAAGGTTATCAAAATGCAGTCAATGAGATAAATAATAATAAAGATACTAAATTCATGTATGAGTCACTTTATGGTAAGGATGGACTGTACTCAAGAATAGGAAATAGAATTTTATATGCAATAAAAAGAAATATGGATATATCAAAAAAAGGTATTATTCCAGCAAAGTATTATCCCAAAATAAGAAAAATAAGAATCTCTATCATAGGTGATTTATTGATTAAAATTTCTAAGTTAATAAAAGTTATGAATAACTATGTTTCATTTGAAGCAAATAAAACAGAAGAAATATTTAAAGAAAGAGAAAGAGCTAAGAATTAGATATGCAGATTTTAGAACAAATTATTTCTATAATTGGAGCTATAGTTATTCTATTCTTAATAATTTTTATTTGAAAATATTTAAAATATCAAAAAATACTTAGAAAAATGAATAAGGCTGAAGCTGATGAAATTACTATTACTGTATTTTTTAGAGTAAAAACTTATTATCGTTTTGTTCTAAAAAAGAAAATTAGATTATATAAATTAATTTTATTAATATTGTTAATTATTTTTGTAATACTTTTAGCTATTAGTGGAGGAGTTAAATATGCATAAGATTTCAAAAAAGAAAAGATGATTAGTTACAACAATTTTCTTTCTTATTGGTTTGATTATATTAATTAGTCTATTTTTACTAATTAAACATGAAATAATAAAAGTTAAACTTTTAATAAAATATAAAAATTTTCTACTTATTCCTTTTATTGCTTTAGTTGGATGATACTTTTATATAACTTGAAAAATAATATTTGATAATAAATCAAAAAGAGCTGTAAAAAATGTTGATACAAATAAAATTAAGGATTTTGGACTTGCAAGATGAATGCACAATGAAACAGAAATAAGTAATTTAAATAAACAAGAAAAAACCTTAAAAGAATTTCACCATTATTTTGGTTGTGATACTAAAAAATGTTGCAAACCTAAAAAAGAAATAATAAAAAAAGCTGCTTGAGTTATAAATTGTCAGTATCGAACAAAAGATAAAAATACTCTTGTTGCTCCTCCATTAGCTAAAGACTTTGAATATTATGATGGAGAGAACAATATTTTAGATACTGAGAAATATTTAAAGAGTTTAATAAAATGAGAATCAGAAATTAGCAAACATCATTTTAAATATAACATTGTATATCATACTTTAGAAAAACTTCATTTATTAGTAATGGGTTCAACAGGTAGTGGTAAAACTCAAAAACTTATTTTTCCTGGTATTATTAGAAATGCTTTTTTAAATAACAGTGAACAACCAACAATGGTAATTACTGACCCTAAGGGAGAAATTTATGAACAAACTAGTGGAATACTTGAATCTCAAGGCTATGATGTCAAAGTATTAAATTTTAGAGATACTACAACAAGTTATTCATGAAATCCTTTATACATTAGTTGAAAATATAGAAAAGAAGCTATTAATTATAGAAAAGAATATACTTTTGTTAAAACATTTACGAATTTAGTTACTGTAAAAGAATATATAAATAAAGAAGTAATTGAGTTAAATAATTCTCAAACTCAATTATTGTGTTCAATTCATGATACTAAAAACTGTATTGACTGTGTTGAAAACTTTGAAAAAGAAATATTGAATAGTGGTTGAGAAAAGGGAGAAGAAATAAAATTATATGTTTCAAATGCTAGATTTCATATAAATGAATATGACTTTGAAATAAAAGTAGAGAATCATATTAAAAATTTAAAATCCTTATCAGAAAAAGAGATAATGAACTTAGCAAGTATTATTATTCAAACTTCTAATAATGGAGATCCTTTTTGAGTTAATGCATCAAGAACCTTTTTTATAGGAATAGCAGTTATTATGTTAGAAATTATGGATAAAAATCAAGATGCTTTACCTTTAGAAAAATTCAATATTGTAAATATAATCAAAATGATGGATGAAACAAATTTTGAAGAATGAATAGAGAAATTTAAAGATGTAAAAAATAAAGATGGAGAAGACTCTTTTGGATTAAACCAAATTCTTACAGTAGTTAATTCAAGTGAACAAACTCAAAAATCAATTATAACAACAGCTAAAGCAGAAACAACTCTTTATACTTTTACAAGTGTTCAGGGAATGTTATGTAGTACACAAAACTTAATAAATATGGAAGAAATAGCTTATGGAGAAAAACCAACAATTTTATATTTAATTGTCCCTGACGATGATAAAACATTTCATCCTTTAGTAGCATGCTTTGTAGATCAATTATATAAAACTTCAGTTAAAGTAGCTACAAATAATAAAGTTAGTGGTAGATTAAAAGAAGCTACATTATCTAGACAAATTCAGTTTTATTTAGATGAATTTGGTAACTTTCCTAAAATACCAACTTTTGCACAAATGATTACTGTAGCTAGAAGTAGAAATATTTTCTTTATGTTAATTTTGCAAGATTATGGTCAATTAAAAACTGCTTATGGAGAAACTGAATCACAAACCATTAAATTTAACTGTAATGCAAGTATTTATATTAGAACTAATGATTCATCAACTGCAGATGAGTTATCAAAAGAATATGGAGAAAAACCAATTGTAGCTTTTAATATTAATGATAAGTTTAATAGAGTAGAAAAAAAAGATTATAAAAATAAAAAAGAAAAGGAAACTACTAATGTTACAACTGTTCCTTTAATTAGGGGAAATGAAATATTAAATTTAGATGATAATTTTATGATAGTTAAAAAAAGTGGTAAAAACCCTGCTTTGGTTCATTCAATATATTCTTATAAAGTTAAAAAGTTTAAAGAGTATATGAGTTATAAACGTAGTTTTGTTCCTTCTAATGCAATCAATTATAAGAAAAATCACTATTTTAATTTTATAGATAATGATTATGAAGAATGAATTAATTATATTGGAGCAGATAAAGAATTAGCAGAATGAGAATCTTTAAATAATTTAGATACTTTAGAAATAGAAAATAACTTGGATTTTAATAATAGTTCAATTGAAGATTATCACAATTATAATTACAAGTCTTTATTAGAAGAGCAAAATAAGAATATAGTTTTGCAAAAGCAAAATATTAAATCAAAACACTTAAAAGAAATAGTTCAGCAAGTAGAAGAAAATGAGGAACTAGATGATGAAAATGAAGAGTTAACTTCAATGTTTTATGACATTGAAGAAAAGTTTAGAAATAAAAAAAGTATGAGAGATCAAATAGAAAAAAATTATTTTAAATTAGAAAAAATTAAAGAAAGTTATTATAAATATTGCAATTTGTTACCAAATGAAATGACTACAAAACAAAAGCAAGAATATAATAGTTTATATGAACAACAGCTGAAAATAGCTGAAGAAAATAAAAAAATACTTGAGAGATGTAAAAACTCAAAATATTAGTTTATATATATTTATTTTCTTAGTTTCGGTTTCACCGAAAAAAATGATATCACTTAACATAGTTTGTGAGAAAATACTCCTTTAAAAAAGGGAGTATTTTTTATACAAATATGAAGTGATATCATTTTTTAAAGAGTGATATCACCATTTTTTCCATATTTTATATGGAAAAAATTAAGGTGTGATATCACTCTCTATCCTGCTACACTTCGTGGGAGCTAGTGTATAATATAAAAGTAAGAATAAAGGATTTAAAAACATGAAAAAGAATAATTATTCAGAATGAAATATTTTTGATTTACATTTACATTCTCCATTATCTAAAAACGATTCAAAAAATAAGGATATGTCATTAGATGAATGAACTGATAAGTTAATAGATAAATTAGAAAAAAATAATATTAAGTTAGTATCTGTTACTGATCATGATTTATTTTTAATTGATTTATACGAAATGCTTAATAAAAAAATATTGCAAAAAAAATTAGATATAAGTTTTATTCCGGGTGTAGAGTTAAACGTGTTACCAACTGAAAATTGAAGAGATAAAATAGATAAAGATTGACAAATTCTTGTTTATTTTAATCCTGATAATATAAATGATATTGATAGTGTTATTAAAGATATTATTAAAACGGCGAACAAAAACTTTGAAGTTATTTTGCAGAATTTGGAAAAACTTGATTGCATAATTGTTGGAGAAGGATCAAAAAGTAATGGAATTTTTTCAATTACTAAGGACGATGAAGAAACATCTGAGTTTTCAAATAATTATGTAAAGGAATATGGAACATTAGGTGTTTTATGAGGGTTTAATGATAGCCCAAATGGACATTATGCAACTAGAAATCGAATATTGAATTTAGTGGAAAAAAGTGATTCAAATTTTACTTTTGTAAATTTCAGTGCATCAGATAATCATGATATTAATGAATATTTAGAGGAGAAAAATAAAAATAATTGAAAGTTAACATATTTTAAAGCTCTTCCAACTTTTATGGGTTTGAAATTTGCATTATCTAATCAAAATCGTATTTCAGAAGTTAAACCAACTACAATATCTAGAAGTTCAAAATTAAAATCAGTAGAATTTAAAAATAAAAGTACTATTCAATTTTCAGAAGGTTTGAATATATTAATAGGACCAAGGTCTTCGGGCAAAACTTTTTTAAATACTTTATTAAATGCGTTAATTAATAATGATAAAGAGCAATTTAAAAAAGATGATTATAAAGATGAATTTTCTTTACTTGGTAATGAAGCTTTTATAAAAGATTTTAATGATAATAAATTTAACAAGCCTGGTTCTAGTATGTTAATAGAACAATCATCTATGATAGAAAAAGCATATGATTTAAAAACTAAAATAATAGAAGATTTTGATTATAATAATTTAGATTATTCAAATTTTGATGAATTAAATAAGAAAAATAAAGATTATATTTCAAATTTAACTGAAATGGTAAGTAAAATCTATCATATTTGCAATACTTCTAAGTCTCCGTTTGAGTCTTTAGAAATTATAGATGATAATATTGAAAGTGTTGAAGCTTTTAAAAATAAAATTATGATATCAATTAATGACGAAATAAATGATAATTTTTATAATGAATATGAATCATTAAAAAATAATGTAATAAATAATGATGTACACATAAATAAATTGAAAAAAAATTTAAAAGCAGATTTATTAAAAATTAAGGATATTGAAATTCAAAAAAATACTTTTAAACATTTTAATCTAAATATTGAAAATGCTAATTTTAATCCAGTAAAAGATGAAATATTAAAACAGATAGATGTATTATTGGAAATTAATCAAAAAACTTTAATTAGTATCAACTCTAACGCTTTTTTTCCTGAATTTATAAAAATCATAAAGTCAATATATACAGATTATGACTCTAGTAAATCAAATAATTTAATTAATAAAGACTTAAAAATTGCTGAACTTAAAGATTTAAATGCTGATTATAAAAAATTTGGAGAAATAGTTTCAAAGTTTAAAAATAGTAAACTGAATTTTCAAGATCAAATAAACGAGCAAGCAATAATTAAATCTTTTGGAGCACATAGTACTTTCATAGTTAAACAATATACAAAGCATACTTATAAAGAAAATTTATTTAAAAATTTAATATATACTGATTTTCTTGATATAGTTAAAAAAAATGATTCAATCTCAATAGAAAAGTATAAATTATTATTAAAATATTCCATTAGATATAAGGGAAAGTGTTTTAAACAAGAAAAGACGGATAAACAAATTAATGTATTAAAAAAAAGTTATGAAAGTATTTTCTCAACTAGTATATCTCATGATGGAATTGAAACAGAATCAAGTTCACCAGGAATGAGAGCTCAAATAGTATTTTTAACTAAAATTGATGATTTTGATAGTAATACTAATAAAAATATATTGTTTATAGATCAACCAGAAGATAGTATTGATAATGCATATGTAAGTAAAGAAATGGTAGAGATTTTAAAAAACAGTTCACGTCATAAGCAAGTATTCTTAATTACACACAATTCAAATTTAGTTGTGAATTTGGATCCTGAAAATATAATAGTTCCTACTAGAGAAAGTGATGGCTCAATAAAATATCAAAATGGAGCTATGGAATCTGAAATATATTGAAAGAATGGAGAAAAGAAAATGATTTCGATAATTGCAGATGAAGTTGAAGGAGGACTTGAAGCTTTGAATAAAAGAATTAGTAAATATGAAATAGGAGGTATTAAAAAAAATGAATATTAATATAAGTTTTAATGAAGATAAGTTTATCATTAAAAGAGATACTTTAAAATATGAAATTGAATCAGATGTAAAAACATTTACAAGTATTGATTTTTTAGCTTTTTTATATAATTTTGACAAAGATGATAAAATTATAAATAATTTATCAATTGATAGTCTTGATAATGAAAAAAAATTGGATATTAATAGAAAATATAATGTATTAGAAAATATCCTTAAAAGCTATTTAGAAGGAATTTTAAAATATTATGAAAAACAAGAAAGTACTTCATAAAAATTTCAAATAATATATAATATAAATAGTTCACAAGAGATATGTTAGGAAACTAACTTACTCTTGTTTTTTATTTTCTAACATATTTTTTAAGGAACACGAATTTCGGAGGAAATACTATGAAATTAAAAAAACTTATATTAAAGAATTTAGCAAAATTAAAATGAATAAAAAAAATAATAAAATTATATCTAATTTATTTAATAAATGATAAAAAAGTAAATATAGAAATAGATATTAAAAATGTTTAATCAAATTTTATTTTATTTTTCTATGGGAATAAATTTCTTAGCTGATTCAACTGAAGCAGGTATTAGTGGAGAGCCTATAAAAGAGTGAGTATTAGGTAAAGTTACTCCAATTTTAGGAATCTTTTCTTTTGCTGTAGTTATTTGTGTTGTATTTTGAATTGCAGGATTTTGAATAAGTTATGCAGTTGCAGATGAAGATGCAAAACAAGAAAAAATGGAAAAGTGAAAAAAGTCTTTAAAAGGAATAGTAATTACATTAATTGTTTGTACATCTCTAGGAACTTTAATGACTGCAATAGGATCAGTTTTTGGAGTATCTATAAATTTATAAAAGCTAAAAGTATTAGAAGAATTAGTATATAATAAAAATAGTTCAAGAGAGATATGTTAGGAGACTAACTTATTCTCTCTTTTTATTTTTTTATACCTTAATTTATGAAATTATAATTCATTTTAAAATAATAGAATAAGTTTCACTTAACATATTTTTTTTGGACAATATAAAGAAATATAAGGAGTGAATAAAATATGTCAAATTATATAAATACACCAGTGTATTCAAATCAATTATCAAAAAAACATATGAATAAAAATAATAAGGGTTTTTATTTCTTAAAATTAAATGCACCTGAAACTTTAAATAGTAAAACTATTAAAGAAAAATATGGAAATGTTAAAGCAATTTCTATTATTGTTCCAGATTTTGCTGTTAAAGGTTCAGTAATTGCAAAAGAGTCAGATAAAGTTTATAAACTAGATAAAGATAAAGAGGGAAAAGTTGTAGATTTTAATCCTTTAATTTTAGATGAAAATAAGAAAAAAGTAGATGGTAAACATATATTAGCTACTGTTTCTTTAAAACTACCAGAAGATGAAAAAGAATTAAATGATGAAACAAAAGTTAAAGTAGTTTTATCAGTTTTCAATGAAGAAACTAAAACTTATGAAAATAAACAAATGACTACTTCCTATAAAAAATTAAGTGAAGACTTATTCAAACAAAATACAAAATCAGTTTCAGAGTCAATTAAAAAATATAAAGATAGTGCTAAAGATATATTTAATGAAGCTGAATTAGCAAAAGAAATAGAAAAAGAAGAAAAAGTTAATAATGTGGAATATGATTTAATTGATGATGCAATATCTAGATAAAATATCCTAAAATAGCAAAATTCATATTTTGCTATTTTATTTACATATGAAAAAAGTAATATTAAGTTTATTTTTATTTATGAATTTAAGTTATGTTCCAATAAAACAGTTTAATAATAGTATTCAACAAAAAGAATTAAAAAACAATTTAGAAGACATTTCAAATTATAGTTATGATCCTTCATATCCTAGTTTCAATTTATATTCAGATTTTTATTCAAGAACTCAAAGACTTTATATTGATAGTGGTAAAGATGATTCATTGCCAAATTGTTCAAATTGTAGTGATCAAAGACGTAATAGAGTTAATAATGGAGAATGATATTATTTTGAATGACAAGCAAAGGAAATAAATGTACTAAACTATGCTCCAAATAAACAAGTTTTTTTAGATAATTATAAAGAGATTAAAATTAGTTTTTATTATAATTACAATACATGAGATGGAGGAACAGGATGAAGTGATAATGATGAAAAAAATATATCACCCAGACTAAATAAAGATATAGATTATAATTTTTCATCAAATAGTGGATGAATATATGCACATTCTTATCACAATGAAATTAATAAAGCTCATTTACAAATAGAGTTTGGACATTCATGAAGAGGTAATAATTTAATATTAAAATGAAAATTAGGAGCTTCAGTATATTGAAAAGGGGGTTCTTGATATAATCACTCTAGTTTTGTCATGTTAAGTAAAGATTCATTTCAATTTAAATCAAATTTTAATCAGAATAATTTAAAAAGTAAAATACAAAGTGCTTTGTCTAAAAATTTTACTATAAAAAGTGATACATCTCCTGATGTTAGCAATAATGAAAAAAATGGTTTACCTGGTAAACCTTCAAAATCCAATAAAGAATTAGTTATTTCAGAAATTGATAAAAGATTAAGAACATCTTTTGGAATAGATTATTCTGCTTGATTTAGCAAACCTATTTTAAAAAGAAATGATACTTTTAATGATGAGAAAAGTTATGTCTCGATAACTTTTAAAGATGAACAACAAATTTCAGGTTCAAAACAATTTTTAACAAATGTTATAATGCCAGTTAATATTACTTTAACTGATTTATATTATCAAAGATCCGCACAAAAAAGACTAGTAATTAATCCTGGGAAAATTGTTAATCCAAATTCTCAACTTAATGAATTAATTATTGATAAACCAGAATATGATGCTAAAAATAATACATTTGTATATCATAATTCTATTGATGTTACTTTTACTGCAATAAGTGAATCTGAAATCTTAACTGTAAATGGTCAAGAAGTTCCTGTATTTAATAATATCTATAGAATTAAATTAGATAATAATTTGAATACTTATAAAATTGAAGTAAATGGTATTAAAAATTTAAAAGGTATTACAAAACTAAATTTAAATATTAATATTCAATCTCTTGCTAATAAATTAAATTATAGGTGAGTTGGTTGAAATCCTAAAGAAAATTTAGAACAAAGTAAATTAATAGAAAAAACTTTAGGAGATGGAAAACCAAATCCTGATTATGATCCTTCCATTAATTCCAAAACTGGAATGAGAAATGAATATATTTATATTGAAAGAAATATGAAATTTCCTTTTTATCAAGACCCCTTAGATAAATTTGGTAACATAATAACTGATTATAAAAATATTAATAAATCTATAATAGCTGAAGCAGCTGTTGCAAATAGTGGAGTTACATTATTGGAAAAATTTGATAAAGCAAAAATTTATAGAGTTGATAGATTAAAGTTAGATGAAAATTTTAAACTTATCAGTAAACAAGAAAATGTAAATATAAAGGAAAATGAACAGTGATCAATAGAGGGGCTTTGACATTATGTAATTTATTTACAAGATTATGTTAAAGAAACTATTGACCCTTCAAATCCAGGAAGTCAAAATATAAATGCAACTAAGGGAAGTACTATTCATAAATTGCTTTATATTTCCAATAAATCAAAAGATTATACAAGATTTACAAGTCTTGATTTTGTTTCAAAAA includes these proteins:
- a CDS encoding type IV secretory system conjugative DNA transfer family protein yields the protein MHKISKKKRWLVTTIFFLIGLIILISLFLLIKHEIIKVKLLIKYKNFLLIPFIALVGWYFYITWKIIFDNKSKRAVKNVDTNKIKDFGLARWMHNETEISNLNKQEKTLKEFHHYFGCDTKKCCKPKKEIIKKAAWVINCQYRTKDKNTLVAPPLAKDFEYYDGENNILDTEKYLKSLIKWESEISKHHFKYNIVYHTLEKLHLLVMGSTGSGKTQKLIFPGIIRNAFLNNSEQPTMVITDPKGEIYEQTSGILESQGYDVKVLNFRDTTTSYSWNPLYISWKYRKEAINYRKEYTFVKTFTNLVTVKEYINKEVIELNNSQTQLLCSIHDTKNCIDCVENFEKEILNSGWEKGEEIKLYVSNARFHINEYDFEIKVENHIKNLKSLSEKEIMNLASIIIQTSNNGDPFWVNASRTFFIGIAVIMLEIMDKNQDALPLEKFNIVNIIKMMDETNFEEWIEKFKDVKNKDGEDSFGLNQILTVVNSSEQTQKSIITTAKAETTLYTFTSVQGMLCSTQNLINMEEIAYGEKPTILYLIVPDDDKTFHPLVACFVDQLYKTSVKVATNNKVSGRLKEATLSRQIQFYLDEFGNFPKIPTFAQMITVARSRNIFFMLILQDYGQLKTAYGETESQTIKFNCNASIYIRTNDSSTADELSKEYGEKPIVAFNINDKFNRVEKKDYKNKKEKETTNVTTVPLIRGNEILNLDDNFMIVKKSGKNPALVHSIYSYKVKKFKEYMSYKRSFVPSNAINYKKNHYFNFIDNDYEEWINYIGADKELAEWESLNNLDTLEIENNLDFNNSSIEDYHNYNYKSLLEEQNKNIVLQKQNIKSKHLKEIVQQVEENEELDDENEELTSMFYDIEEKFRNKKSMRDQIEKNYFKLEKIKESYYKYCNLLPNEMTTKQKQEYNSLYEQQLKIAEENKKILERCKNSKY
- the mobL gene encoding relaxase MobL; the protein is MDTPFSEYKNFKSPVIFKIKPKDKLGKARSDISKRIEYYYSGKAQKNKKTKNRTYLDYITRDDAIYKLNLTNDELIDLDKLRKTNSKEYFKKLEYLKTVKEEVTGVWSKEGLANNKRLEEIKSNLLKINQEKQFVWDTVISFESAFVEKYKIYSPEIVHEVLKDRIDMLFKSKGINSDKMEWFFAFHKNTDNPHVHLLFFEKEPTRFSKEYEPKYHFDKDLLEDFRFRFATDLILKKQHIEYKDFMKSRGNLVNHFKQSLKEPIIWQNSSWMDVKEIYNDLTNDYEKIVYEINKYNYENNRAKFRKVNSLKYNFLNKTEKQRINKIIDHILKNDKNINQEYKTYVKNLEGYQNAVNEINNNKDTKFMYESLYGKDGLYSRIGNRILYAIKRNMDISKKGIIPAKYYPKIRKIRISIIGDLLIKISKLIKVMNNYVSFEANKTEEIFKERERAKN
- a CDS encoding Mbov_0399 family ICE element protein, giving the protein MNLSYVPIKQFNNSIQQKELKNNLEDISNYSYDPSYPSFNLYSDFYSRTQRLYIDSGKDDSLPNCSNCSDQRRNRVNNGEWYYFEWQAKEINVLNYAPNKQVFLDNYKEIKISFYYNYNTWDGGTGWSDNDEKNISPRLNKDIDYNFSSNSGWIYAHSYHNEINKAHLQIEFGHSWRGNNLILKWKLGASVYWKGGSWYNHSSFVMLSKDSFQFKSNFNQNNLKSKIQSALSKNFTIKSDTSPDVSNNEKNGLPGKPSKSNKELVISEIDKRLRTSFGIDYSAWFSKPILKRNDTFNDEKSYVSITFKDEQQISGSKQFLTNVIMPVNITLTDLYYQRSAQKRLVINPGKIVNPNSQLNELIIDKPEYDAKNNTFVYHNSIDVTFTAISESEILTVNGQEVPVFNNIYRIKLDNNLNTYKIEVNGIKNLKGITKLNLNINIQSLANKLNYRWVGWNPKENLEQSKLIEKTLGDGKPNPDYDPSINSKTGMRNEYIYIERNMKFPFYQDPLDKFGNIITDYKNINKSIIAEAAVANSGVTLLEKFDKAKIYRVDRLKLDENFKLISKQENVNIKENEQWSIEGLWHYVIYLQDYVKETIDPSNPGSQNINATKGSTIHKLLYISNKSKDYTRFTSLDFVSKNQSIFKFWDSLAGIHLKNYLISYTTINTSQKIEDLTYEQIIMYWKKYVSDQISQKIDVPQNPVSYKDLKNLNISSLKMNEINPLEVKNKIINHVKKYVEKFIKNSVYKTDYIICDENENQIEELDFQDFINLSENNKYKKITLFIKALGTSSLLIGRQNFNIINNKEFEESKNFDLSTIKDLKSIRYNFTNADNQIKRNFLNNYIYEYVKKILQIYKPKKIDWEYEYDKDYYISLNSSQGKDIKVDTDLEKILYKFLNSKTQVVLEVFIISRDESIKLSGLTNYKIINDPKNSNVAPEVPEPPFKPEVSKKNNISNRTVRWWIILIICFSILLLILFGVILWKRRKVKKVK